From a single Micromonospora carbonacea genomic region:
- a CDS encoding tryptophan 2,3-dioxygenase family protein, which yields MKRDHSPVLPGDGDTDYARYMRVDELLDLQRTPEQVICRDELLFQVVHQSTELWLKLAASELREAAARLDAGEPGAAELLLTRAALGVRLVTDQLEMFRHLSPADFQAMQPALGNGSGAESPGWRQVQAASRRLGRAFADHLAAVGVDVSALPGTDPADPLHRLAEAMVEWDERVASWRVRHYQVALRIGGHGPAGTPGSPATMLARLIDHRFFPELWQLRVGVAGPAPATPRP from the coding sequence GTGAAGCGGGACCACTCACCCGTGCTGCCGGGCGACGGCGACACCGACTATGCGCGTTACATGCGCGTCGACGAGCTGCTCGACCTGCAACGCACCCCGGAGCAGGTGATCTGTCGCGACGAGCTGCTCTTCCAGGTGGTCCACCAGTCGACGGAGCTGTGGCTCAAGCTCGCCGCGTCCGAGCTGCGCGAGGCCGCCGCGCGACTCGACGCCGGCGAGCCGGGCGCGGCGGAGCTGCTGCTGACCCGGGCGGCGCTCGGCGTGCGGCTGGTCACCGACCAGCTGGAGATGTTCCGCCACCTGTCCCCGGCCGACTTCCAGGCCATGCAGCCGGCGCTCGGCAACGGCTCCGGCGCAGAATCGCCTGGTTGGCGGCAGGTGCAGGCCGCCAGCCGGCGGCTCGGCCGGGCCTTCGCCGACCACCTCGCCGCCGTCGGCGTCGACGTGTCCGCGCTGCCGGGCACCGACCCCGCCGATCCGCTGCACAGGCTGGCCGAGGCCATGGTGGAGTGGGACGAACGGGTCGCGTCCTGGCGGGTGCGGCACTACCAGGTGGCCCTGCGCATCGGCGGGCACGGCCCGGCCGGCACGCCGGGCAGCCCGGCGACGATGCTCGCCCGGCTGATCGACCACCGGTTCTTCCCCGAGCTGTGGCAGCTGCGGGTGGGCGTCGCCGGCCCCGCGCCGGCCACCCCACGGCCCTGA
- a CDS encoding aminotransferase class V-fold PLP-dependent enzyme yields MSTPDPAPAADEARCLDADAHAALRAEFPLLRTCVYLNNNSTGAVPQGAQRVLADYWETLRGWRDDVWQGWHVGLDRYADSVATLIGAPAGSVVTDANLSTLLARIASCFDYRPPRDRVVTTDLEFPTVPFVWNAFGRYGAHADVVATGGVRFDQDALEARIDERTLLVCVPHASFASGDTIDLPRLVAHAHDAGALVIVDAFQTVGVVPLDVTALGVDVVLGGAHKWLCGVGTAFCYVRPDLTPRLEPAATGWQAGDVALTFRPSTGWAAGAQRFAGGTPFPLTSLVSQVGLDLLAGVGAPAIRRHSLACTGRIVERAAAAGITVVSPTEPHRRGGVVCLDVPDGEAVKRRLAARNVICSWRGWLRVGPHVYNTLEEIDVFMDALEAEVRR; encoded by the coding sequence GTGAGCACCCCCGACCCGGCCCCGGCCGCCGACGAGGCGCGCTGCCTCGACGCGGACGCGCACGCCGCCCTGCGCGCCGAGTTCCCGCTGCTGCGCACCTGCGTCTACCTGAACAACAACTCCACCGGCGCGGTCCCGCAGGGCGCGCAGCGGGTGCTGGCCGACTACTGGGAGACCCTGCGCGGCTGGCGCGACGACGTGTGGCAGGGCTGGCACGTCGGCCTCGACCGGTACGCCGACTCGGTGGCCACGCTCATCGGCGCGCCCGCGGGCAGCGTCGTCACCGACGCGAACCTGAGCACCCTGCTGGCCCGGATCGCCTCCTGCTTCGACTACCGCCCGCCCCGCGACCGGGTCGTCACCACCGACCTGGAGTTCCCGACCGTGCCGTTCGTCTGGAACGCGTTCGGCCGCTACGGGGCGCACGCCGACGTCGTCGCCACCGGCGGTGTCCGGTTCGACCAGGACGCCCTCGAAGCGCGCATCGACGAGCGGACGCTGCTCGTGTGCGTGCCGCACGCCAGCTTCGCCTCCGGCGACACCATCGACCTGCCCCGGCTCGTCGCCCACGCCCACGACGCCGGCGCCCTGGTGATCGTCGACGCCTTCCAGACGGTCGGGGTGGTGCCGCTGGACGTGACCGCGCTGGGCGTGGACGTCGTCCTCGGCGGCGCGCACAAGTGGCTGTGCGGCGTCGGCACCGCCTTCTGCTACGTCCGGCCCGACCTGACGCCCCGGCTGGAACCGGCGGCGACCGGCTGGCAGGCCGGGGACGTCGCGCTGACGTTCCGGCCGTCGACCGGCTGGGCGGCCGGCGCGCAACGGTTCGCCGGCGGCACGCCGTTCCCGCTCACCTCGCTGGTCTCCCAGGTGGGCCTGGACCTGCTGGCCGGCGTCGGGGCGCCCGCGATCCGGCGGCACTCCCTGGCCTGCACCGGGCGGATCGTCGAGCGGGCCGCCGCCGCCGGGATCACGGTGGTCAGCCCGACCGAGCCGCACCGCCGCGGCGGCGTCGTCTGCCTCGACGTGCCCGACGGGGAGGCGGTCAAGCGGCGGCTCGCCGCGCGGAACGTGATCTGCAGCTGGCGCGGCTGGCTACGGGTCGGCCCGCACGTCTACAACACCCTGGAGGAGATCGACGTGTTCATGGACGCCCTGGAAGCGGAGGTCCGCCGGTGA
- a CDS encoding methyltransferase: protein MNVTLSPRALMSLLANGPKAMDVLETALALGLLDALEPGPARLGDLAARFGFRPLRLYKFLDCLESLGVVTREEPDDDIAAARYRAEPGLRDAVAAVVGPGAVERDRDRYPWRVLHGRLAESLRGEVGMTDEDFAWPPRTDEQTAAFERSMAVGLGPVLETLHRHADRLWADRRRLLDVGGGDGTLAARVLDDAPHLRADVFNLPAVAPLVAETRQRRGHAERLGFVGGDFFAEALPTGYDALAFVRVLHDWPNDVARRLVEAAYRALEPGGLLLIGEEFRTPDRLAMQFFWSYFLIGVDSCVSRLREVEFYTGLLKEVGFERVAVLPGGWELVTAYKPAA from the coding sequence GTGAACGTCACCCTGTCGCCGCGGGCGCTGATGAGCCTGCTCGCCAACGGCCCGAAGGCGATGGACGTGCTGGAGACGGCCCTCGCCCTGGGCCTGCTCGACGCGCTGGAGCCGGGCCCCGCCCGCCTGGGCGACCTCGCCGCGCGGTTCGGGTTCCGGCCGCTGCGGCTGTACAAGTTCCTGGACTGCCTGGAGAGCCTCGGCGTCGTCACCCGCGAGGAGCCCGACGACGACATCGCCGCCGCCCGCTACCGGGCCGAGCCGGGGCTGCGCGACGCCGTGGCGGCGGTCGTCGGGCCGGGCGCCGTCGAGCGGGACCGGGACCGCTACCCGTGGCGCGTGCTGCACGGCCGGCTGGCCGAGAGCCTGCGCGGCGAGGTCGGCATGACCGACGAGGACTTCGCGTGGCCGCCGCGCACCGACGAGCAGACCGCCGCGTTCGAGCGCAGCATGGCCGTCGGGCTCGGGCCGGTGCTGGAGACCCTGCACCGGCACGCCGACCGGCTCTGGGCGGACCGCCGCCGGCTGCTCGACGTCGGCGGCGGCGACGGCACGCTCGCCGCCCGGGTGCTCGACGACGCCCCGCACCTGCGGGCCGACGTGTTCAACCTGCCGGCGGTGGCGCCCCTGGTGGCCGAGACCCGGCAGCGGCGCGGCCATGCCGAGCGGCTGGGCTTCGTCGGCGGGGACTTCTTCGCCGAGGCGCTGCCGACCGGCTACGACGCGCTGGCGTTCGTCCGGGTGCTGCACGACTGGCCCAACGACGTCGCCCGCCGGCTGGTCGAGGCGGCGTACCGGGCCCTCGAACCGGGCGGGCTGCTGCTCATCGGCGAGGAGTTCCGCACCCCGGACCGGCTGGCGATGCAGTTCTTCTGGAGCTACTTCCTGATCGGCGTCGACAGCTGCGTGAGCCGGCTGCGGGAGGTCGAGTTCTACACGGGGCTGCTCAAGGAGGTCGGCTTCGAGCGGGTGGCGGTGCTGCCCGGCGGCTGGGAGCTGGTCACCGCGTACAAACCGGCGGCCTGA
- a CDS encoding methyltransferase, with amino-acid sequence MINPSPLMRLVAGVWGFKTLAVGVEFGLFTRLAGGRTITLAEAAAEFGLDERPADLLLAASASLGLLERAGDGYRNTELAEQFLVEGRPYYFGAQVRYSDLRTYLPWHRIADALRTNRPLTWDPQAQESLFDTVDPEMLAQFWDAMFSTSSFTARALADTYDFGAHTRLLDVGGGAGAFPIEFCRRLPQLRATIFDLPHVCAKAQERIAAEGLTDRIGTVAGDFLADPALPEGHDVVLLSMILHDWDEPTNRALLAKCHAALPPGGAVVICELLLDDDRAGPPEAALMGMNMLVETEGGKNYSGAEYAAWLADAGFVDVERLTFDAPGANGAVVGRRA; translated from the coding sequence ATGATCAATCCCTCTCCTCTCATGCGTCTGGTGGCCGGTGTGTGGGGGTTCAAGACCCTCGCCGTCGGCGTCGAGTTCGGGCTGTTCACCCGCCTCGCGGGCGGCCGGACGATCACCCTCGCCGAGGCCGCCGCCGAGTTCGGGCTCGACGAGCGCCCCGCCGACCTCCTGCTGGCCGCGAGCGCGTCCCTCGGCCTGCTGGAGCGGGCCGGCGACGGCTACCGCAACACCGAGCTGGCCGAGCAGTTCCTGGTGGAGGGGCGGCCCTACTACTTCGGCGCCCAGGTGCGCTACTCCGACCTGCGCACCTACCTGCCGTGGCACCGCATCGCCGACGCGCTGCGCACCAACCGGCCGCTGACCTGGGACCCGCAGGCGCAGGAGTCGCTGTTCGACACCGTCGACCCGGAGATGCTGGCGCAGTTCTGGGACGCCATGTTCTCCACCTCCAGCTTCACCGCCCGCGCGCTGGCCGACACGTACGACTTCGGGGCGCACACCCGGCTGCTCGACGTCGGCGGCGGGGCCGGGGCGTTCCCGATCGAGTTCTGCCGCCGGCTGCCGCAGCTGCGGGCGACGATCTTCGACCTGCCCCACGTGTGCGCGAAGGCACAGGAGCGGATCGCGGCCGAGGGCCTGACCGACCGGATCGGCACGGTCGCCGGCGACTTCCTCGCCGACCCGGCGCTCCCGGAGGGGCACGACGTCGTCCTGCTCAGCATGATCCTGCACGACTGGGACGAACCGACCAACCGGGCGCTGCTGGCCAAGTGCCACGCCGCGCTGCCGCCCGGTGGCGCGGTCGTCATCTGCGAGCTGCTGCTCGACGACGACCGCGCCGGCCCACCGGAGGCGGCCCTGATGGGCATGAACATGCTCGTCGAGACCGAGGGCGGCAAGAACTACTCCGGCGCCGAGTACGCGGCGTGGCTCGCCGACGCCGGCTTCGTCGACGTCGAGCGGCTGACGTTCGACGCGCCGGGCGCCAACGGCGCCGTGGTGGGCCGCCGGGCCTGA
- a CDS encoding zf-HC2 domain-containing protein, which translates to MRCERWREMLSAQLDGEETPAERVAAEGHLITCGDCRVWFETAAAVTRRARTRVVTATPDLADAVLAAVAGGPQRRPRRWAQRWSAQRWRERLVAGLRATLGLVGAVQVVLGLVQVGRGTSVAHAHVTGQHLWHESAAWNVAVGAGFLFVAVRRFPPAGVLPMLSAFVATLVLLSVNDLVTGQVAVSRLVSHAILVFGWVLTALLSRPGLRPGGPAPRQGRSPGSRWRVELDAPEPSTPTLRLLPPHPYSAQAHARRGAAVGGRGDRRAA; encoded by the coding sequence ATGCGGTGCGAGCGGTGGCGGGAGATGCTGTCGGCCCAGTTGGACGGGGAGGAGACCCCGGCCGAGCGGGTCGCGGCCGAGGGGCATTTGATCACGTGCGGTGACTGCCGGGTGTGGTTCGAGACGGCCGCGGCGGTGACCCGCCGGGCGCGTACCCGGGTGGTGACGGCGACGCCCGACCTGGCCGACGCGGTGCTCGCCGCCGTGGCCGGCGGGCCGCAGCGGCGGCCACGGCGGTGGGCGCAACGGTGGTCGGCGCAACGGTGGCGGGAGCGGCTGGTCGCCGGGCTGCGGGCCACGCTGGGGCTGGTGGGGGCGGTGCAGGTGGTGCTGGGCCTGGTGCAGGTCGGCCGGGGCACCAGCGTCGCCCACGCGCACGTCACCGGGCAGCACCTGTGGCACGAGTCGGCGGCGTGGAACGTCGCCGTGGGCGCCGGATTCCTGTTCGTGGCGGTACGACGGTTTCCGCCGGCCGGCGTGCTGCCGATGCTCAGCGCCTTCGTCGCGACCCTGGTGCTGCTGTCGGTCAACGACCTGGTGACCGGCCAGGTCGCCGTGTCGCGGCTGGTCAGCCACGCGATCCTGGTGTTCGGCTGGGTGCTCACCGCGCTGCTGTCGCGCCCCGGCCTGCGGCCGGGTGGGCCCGCGCCCCGGCAGGGCCGGTCGCCGGGATCCCGCTGGCGCGTCGAGCTGGACGCGCCCGAGCCGTCGACGCCGACGCTGCGGCTGCTGCCCCCGCACCCGTACTCGGCGCAGGCCCACGCCCGCCGCGGCGCGGCCGTCGGGGGGCGGGGCGACCGGCGGGCCGCCTGA